In Acanthochromis polyacanthus isolate Apoly-LR-REF ecotype Palm Island chromosome 9, KAUST_Apoly_ChrSc, whole genome shotgun sequence, the DNA window attctgacagatctgtcaaaccggtcacctgataaaaaggacacgtcagaTGATGCTCTGAGGAAGAATGCAGATGCagctgaaacatgtcagcaaggtagaACCATCTTTTCTTTACTGATTTGTTGGTATAAAAAGCAACGTTCTCCTATTATAataaacgacaaaatgaacatcattcaaagtgtttaaaatgtgtctgttAATGAAGAGAAGTGCAGCAGGTGGATGAAAACATGAAGACGTCGAGCAGCTCTGCAGCAAAGTTTCATTTCTAAACGTTCTGTTTGCTCAAATAAAAGGTAAAtatatgagacaaaaatgaaaatcaggACAAAATCTGAGTCAGAATCAAACATGCAGGACTCTCCTGATGATTCCtgcaaaacagaacattttatgtTGTCagataaagttttatttaacaGTTAAAAGCAGGAAACCTGGAACATCTGGGAGCAGCTGTCACATCTGGAGCTGAAAAGATGATAAATGATGaatgtttcttattttaattcAAACTTCCTGTGAGTTTGTATCGAACACGACACGTAAAAACGGATTAAAATGATCAGATTTATGGTTTTACCCCAAACATGACGTTAAACTGCAAAAAGAAGAATTCTTCTGCTTGTTTAAAAGTTGAAATGTGACGTCTTTTTCTGTAATCAGAGCCTTTAGAGTGTTTTTACAGCCTGACAAAGTCAAATCTCCAAATCCAGCTGTGAGAGTCACATTTGAAAGCAGCTGAAGtcctcatttttacattttggtcttttttggaACAAAATCAACATAAATAATACTGATCCTTTTCTGCTAAGTGAAAAACTGTGAGTTGTTGTGATATTGAATGAAGCTGCTTGTTTCTGGAGGCTCTCATGTGACCTTAAATGGAGAAGCAGAATGGAGCAGACTGACATTTGGCTGCAGAGCTGTTTGAAACGCTGTCTCTGCTGTTTTGTCCACCTCTGCAGAGACCTTCAGGCAGCTTTGATGTTGACTCACTGTGACATTCCTGAACACCAATAAACTTTTGGTCTTCTTCCCACAATGCACCGCCTGCAGAgcgtttgttgttttgtacaaAAAGTTACgattttatattttctgcaaaataatTCCTTTCCTGTTTTCAGAAGTTTTATGTTTAAAACTGCAAATGAGTTCTAATCTCCTGTAGAAACATGCATCAAGAACAGAAATCTGAACTTTATGTAAAATTCTTCAATGTAAAATTCACTTGTTGACATTTTAGAGTCCTTCTAGGgttattttgagtctctttttgttcattgGAGCTCAGAgcatctgctgcaggactccTGCTTCTTCTTGTGGCTGCAGATGGTTCTTCATGAGTCTGGCTGGATGTTTGGGCTGCTTGTCCTGCTGCACAAGGAATCTGGGAGCATCAGACGCCTCCTGATGCTGATGGAGAAGAATCCAAACATCTGAAGAGCCtgaaacaaagtgctgtacatcatttagtttttattgttgGTTGGATGAACATGCAGTTTGATCAGCATCAGATGAATGAATAATGAAAGTTGTGTGCAGCTCACAGACAGAAGTAGctgcattagcagcagcagaagaagcagcagcctcagcagcagtagtgtgtgctcatagtagcagcagtagtagaaggctggatgcagtgtgtgtttgcagccacGAGAGGGCAGCAGTGTAACACTGataatcctttttttttctttttcattttttttttgtctgcaaatccgctcaaaaatgacaccaaccacccatggcGTCATcacttaagcttcatgcaattttttttcttctttgtgactgtgaccatcacctgtcctcatggcaaatcatgtttatttcaagctgtttcctttattatgccattgagggctgtgcacacccaagtgaaacataaaacaaacagaggacagacagaaaagtgaGGCGtcgacagtgttctaagagaaaaggtgcattctatttatttgtgctctttaattcacaccttgaaaccagttacaaatctaagacccttcacaaacaccagatacgacacaatcccaactggatcaatcatgaagatgtcaggagaccacaagaaggatagataaagcagagtgagatccacagacactaacccagcaacctccactgactcagcgaccggaggaacaaactcttttgagttttggtaggtgccggtgtggtgggtctggcatgcatgaaaacctcctccaaaaggagggagctgtctcctccagcccaaggaggtccagactgcccccccgcaggagctaCCCGCAGAGAGCCTGGAGCGACCCccgccgacacagccagagccccaaggcccgcgcagcagaatgggccatagcagacccccacggcgccccaccggcccacagccccacctccCCCATGACCACCTATTGTGATTTACCCTGTTACGGAGTTCACCAGCTCCCCGACTGGCGAACACTAACCCTGCACCGTGAATGTGACCCACTCAAGTGTATATACAAGTGTGTGTGGTGCCTTAAAAACTGGGGGTAggtgaggcagagcagagggtaATGAACCCCCCCCCCTTCAGTCTCCCTgcaagcccaaaatgtgaatgtgtatgcaGTGCGTTAAAATTGGGAGAAATAATGGCGGGGTGGGGGCATAGACGGGGGGGCCACAGCACAGCATTGCACTGGGGCCTGTCCCATCTAATGACACCCCACCCCATAACCACCCATTCCCCAGGTAGTGTGGTGAAGTGAGTTAAGAGGAGTGACCAACGgggccccacccagccaggcgGAGGGAGATGCGTGATCACCCAGCGCCCCCCCACATACCCCCCcaaccccacccccaccccccacagCTCCGGCACCCCGGCGGGCAGATGGTGCGGCAGGGCGAGGGTCATTCTGCCCCTGTCTCCGGGGCCCACCCAGGGTGTCGGGGCGGCAAACATTAAATTGGAATGGGCTAGGCCAGAACACCCCCACGCACCGTACCCggtccccctcccctccccctcccccctctCCCCTCCCCAAGCCCCCCCGCCCCGCCCCGCCCCGCCCCACACCCGTCCCCCCATCCCACACCCGTCCCACACCCACCCTGCGGGGGGAGGGCAGAAGGCAGGAGAAGAGGGGGACGAGGAGAcgacaagaaaggagaggacaggcagcagagcAGGAGGACGAGGGGGACGGAGGGGGGGGCGAGGGAGAGGGGACAGGAAGGCGGAGGAAGACGGGAGGGGGGAGGCGAGGGGGGAAGAaagcaaggaggaggagggggagaggagagggtaccACGGGGCACCCAGAGGCCCACCAGACTGGAACCGCAACCGCTAGCCCAAGAGCAACAGGCCATGCCGGAACAGCGCCGCCCCGAGCCCCCCGGGCAACACCCCCGCACAGCACCCCCCGCTGGCACCGGGAGACGGCCGAGACACATACGCGAACCAGCAGAGACCCGGGGGGCAGCGCCCGATCCAGACAGCTGCCAGGCCACCGCGAGCGCCGGGAACCACGGGAGGCCAACGACACCACACAAACCGGCCACCCCCACAAAGAAAGCACGACAGGCAGCCCAGCCCGACCGGGCACCCGACGCAGACGGCCGCCAGGCTGCCACCCGCGACGTTTTTAGTTGCAAATGGCGACCCGGCGACCGTCCAAACCGAGCGCCCGACACAGCCAAATCGCCCCCCACAGAAGCAGCCACCCCGCACAACGCCACCGACCCCCCACGACCCCGGCGCCCGCGGCGACCCGGCGACCACCCAAACCGAGCGCCGCCCAGGGGGCAAGGCCAACCACGTTGAGCCACAGGGGACAGCACCTAGAAAGTTAGCCAAGCATGCAGTGACACCAAGCtagccattcatgcatatagacagaggaTCCTGAGGAGTTGATGGCTGTAAGGTGTCGTCGGTCCTGCTGACAGCGactgggttcctaactgaagacatcattagttacacaatgccaacatacataagcagtaacatatattggggtgatgtggtggctctcgctaacaggcagagtcaggttaccaggtttaagttaagggagttaacatacggtgaccatgtttgtataaaatttaacaactgatttttatttgaagcagagattttctccattgaaatgtgatttattaggaggttcaaccagagattaatgttcagagattgcttatttttccagttaacaaggatTGCTTTTTTGGTGATGGCGAGGGCTACAAGTaaggattgagattgtttgcgtggtaggtccgttgttgttaagtcgccgagtaaacacagacttggagatagaggaatcctgcagtttaagataGCGGAAAGCTTTTCTGAGACGTTAGTCCAAAAATTTTTAACGGGGGTACacagccatagagcatgaaaataagtatcagcagtgttctgggagcactggagacagatgtcggagtcggagaatcccattttgttcatcatatattgagtaatatgtgttctatggaggattttgtattggatgagttgtaagtttgtgtgttttgtcattttaaatgcattatcgcaaatttgagtccagaagtctggttccAGAGATATAGATAGGTCTGACTCCCATTTAGAGATGGGTAAGTATATTGTATCTGTGCTTGAGAGTAGCTTGtatattttagagagggttttagttgttgtcagagaaagctttatgattgcttcagctaGTACAGGCggctaacctggcaatagccagattaataattgtgtagtacttgatagtactccacaatatcaatctgggaccgctccatgtaaatccgttcggaggaaagaggcacggattggacaatgcaacagtatgtcccgcctctgacaggtttgtttttagccaatcgcgggatcttcacaacgagcggagccaattggtagattaaactcttaccaaaacccgtaggtaaaaaagcacaaacatctttaccatccagaaatgcacaaagcacctctcgttgttcttccttcaaagaagcgataggagagtcagctaaaactgacttaatagcagcatctacacgatcgttgtcctccgttgccgtgtttgttttgatctactggcgcttggtgtcgtcttcacacccagATATCCCGCCCCatacacgaatactgctgcgtgattggcccgaaccaacttggttctgtacaaacagtgaatgcgggagcggagcaagatggtttcttgagagatttgcgaactcacaaatatcgcgagaaatcaacttgctggcaaggttaacaGGCGGCCGGAGCGTGCCttgaagtgttgggattcttttcttaaaaatatttttaacttgaagataatgtaaaaaattctcattttttattttttatttttgaagcaagtttgtatTTGACATGAATGTATTATCTgaaaagaggtggtggagatgtgtgattccattctgctcccaaacagctaaatgaagcggctgattgttaacttgaaaatcggggttgtaccaaatgggagaaaacttacagggctccaatttagagtttgtaatttctaatgccttccaccaagcggtcaaggtggaggaaatcattgggtttttaaaacagttatgtcgtttgatggatgttgtaataaagagtatgtctgaaagtttgatgctattgcaatccttctgttctaattctaaccaacagttggcatctacggtaggttgtgtccatagaataagatattgtagctggttagctaaataataatgcataaaatttggtgcttctagacctccttcggctttacttttctgaagagtagatagactgatttttgcttttttattattccagtaaaattttgtgatagccgagtccagcgactggaaccagttggacgttggtttgaatggaatcattgcaaagaagtaatttatttttggtaggattttcattttgatagtagctattcgtcccataaGAGATACAGGGAGATTGTTCCAGCGCTGTAGGTCATTGGTGATGTTATCCAGTAGTGGGGCAAAATTTAAGTGagttaattcagataatttaggtgaaatttttatgcctaagtattttaagttgcctgtagggaaagagtagtgagggtcctggtctgcaggactccatgaattttctgtgatcggaagttatgttgattttgtccaatttatggaataatctgataactctgaaaatgtagttattaaattaaatacttcccttaatgaaatagccggttcttctaaataaagtaatatatcatctgcgtataaattaattttgtgttctgttgccccagagcggattccttggatcctgacatcctggcgcacagctgttgccaacggctcaatgaatatcgcaaataacaaaggagagagtggacagccctgtctggtgcctctctgtaaggtgaaagtctttgaggtgattccattagtggtgacagtagctttgggagaatcatatagtgctgatacccagtgaataaatgactctccaaagccaagcttatttagaacagcaaagaggaaggaccagttaactttgtcaaaggctttttctgcatccaacgatatgataactgcctttttgtcctgccgctgtgacatgttaatcaaatttaagagccttcttacgttgttggtagagtgtcgacctttaataaagccggtttgatcattatgaataattgttgaaattactgtctctagtctagatgccaaggcctttgcaataattttaatgtcggtgttaattagtgatatcGGGCGATAACTTGACGGGAGGGTCGGGTCTTTAtctggttttaataaaagtttaattgctgctgtgttcatatGAGGCCGTATGTGAccactggttttaatttctgttactaatctAAAAAACAGTGGAGCCAGCGTTGACCAGAAGTGCTTCAGAAATTCGGCCGGAAAACCGTCTGGACCTGGTGCCTTACCATTAGGCATACTGTCTAGAGCACTGGACAGCTCATTTATGGACAATGGAGCATCtaggatatttttatgttcagtagataactgaggcatatttaaactactgagaaatgcctcaatatgctcagggttgggtttgttattttctgaatacagaTTCCAATAATAAGtgtgaaaaatatgattaatttcttctggtGATTTCTTCTTGGCTCAAACACTGATAatcctgatgcagcagcagcatcacatgcaGACACTTCTTTATGGACACATGTTGACGTGTTGCAGTCCAATTATTCACAGTCAAAGTGCAGTCAAATTGCTGAAATGAATAAGTAAAATAGTTTGGATGTTTGTAAATGTTGCTATTATTATGTGGCataatttaagaaaaagaaaatcaacaataaatctgcagaatagtttaaaaatgtttgtcatgttatAAAAGTGAAACTTTTATAGAAATGTGATGAGAGTTGAGGAGCTGTGTggatttgtagttttctgttttgctccCAACAACAGATAACAGTCTGTGTCACTAAATTGACCACCaacctgaatgtgtttgtgggaacatgaatgttttgagtctttgtgcATGATGTGAAGCAGATTTAGTGGATCTGCCGTCAGCTTTAAATCCAGAACATGAAAGCACACAGCAGCTTGAGctgagctgtcagtcagcagcagcagccttatCTGTGGGCCGCTAACAGGGGCTGATGGGAGCTTTGAGGAGCTGTTAGAAAGCACGTGGCctgctctgctctcacagcTCGTCCTTGTTTGGCCTCAGCTGCATCACAGCTCCACTTGTGCTCAGCTTCTCCAGAGGAAACACCACTGCACAAGATGCTTCTCctcccagctgctgctctgtgctgtcTGTGTTCAGGTGAGTGTTTCCAGCCAATCAGGAGGCCAAAAAGTCCACCTGGAACAAACGCTGTCACACTGACCTTCATctacctgtgtgtgtctctgcagcgctggttgccatggcagcaCAGCTGATTCAGGACGATTTGACTTTGACCAGGAGAGTCGGTCAATCAGCCTCCTTCAGCTGTCGACAAACTGATCAGTGTGATCACGAGTATGTCGACTGGTTCCAGAAGACAAAAGCAGAAACATTCAGATGGATTTTTGGTATTCATAGGAGGGATGGTCAACTATATTCACATTCCAATCATCCTCAGAAAAATGATTTCTCATCTGTGAAGATAGAAAACAGCTGGGGGTTGAAGATAGAGAAAGCTAAACTCCAACATTCAGCCACCTACTACTGCGCCTGTTGGAAGGGTGTTCCCCACAGTGATGGATTGTGGCTGCAGCctgtacaaaaacctccagATCAACAAACAGTGTTTGTGACATGAAGACAGCAGTAAACTACAGCCCAGGATCACAGAGTTCAGAGAACTACAGTCCACTGTTACACCAtcacttcattatttattcatatttgtatattttcatcTCTAGAAGCATCTTTGAGAACTGAAAGATGTGCTACAGTGTGTAGATCTGAGCAAAcattcagcagcaggtttttgtACGACCATTTTTCACTGTGGGAGTTGACACCTTTGGCTCTGGAACTAAACTGTATGTAACAGGtaagaagaaacatttcttttcttctgctgttttattgtgaagctgaaaatgtgtttcaagtcactttgtgctgtttcagGCTTTCCATGTTAGTTTTTGATGaataaatattattaatttAGTTCTTAATAATTATGTTTCATATGATGACACATGTTTTATCTGATCATGTGTCAAAACATAAACTAGACataaaatataatcaatatttttaatgaacttttttaTCTGTAATATAGAGTAACATACTAAAgacatatttcatttaaatcttTATTCATATCAGACAGATCTTCTGCTTcttgttatttcattttgtttttatttgtgtgtaaaaatgtaacttatgataaaatattatttaaaaatgacactacTTTACATAGAACACATCAatttttaatgataaaatcATAATTCCATATTTACCTATTTATAAAAGTGTTCAGAAGAACATAAAACTTGTATGTTCATTTGTTTCAAATTAAATcagtgattattattttttctgtgatgaagcatttttctttaaaaatattttaatacacaacagaaaacagacactaaatatgaaaatttaactttttaaatgaaacacaaatttgctttaatattttatttttgtatcacATCAGACATCATTAATTTGCAAACATGAGTAAATTAGTATTTTaatgaatgataaataaatgtaaaatatatctgATGTTAAACTTAACTTCACATATTTAATGCAAGTAGTCCgtgataaatatttaatatcaGATAGAAAATTGTGACGACCTTCCACACCTGGTGTCCAAGTGGAGGGTCGTCACAAAACCAAAGataaaattatttcacattataTTAGTTATGTTTATGTTCTATAACATGTGAATTAATGCTGACAGAATAATATTTAATCTGATAAAAACTATGattctttattcatatttgacatttctgtctttgtattgtTTCAGTTGTGAGAAATTCatcatttaagattatttttaaattcatgtttttaatgatttaatgttttcctctttctcAGAGTAGTTGAAAGAAAATCTAACTGATAATTTAATTCTGCTATCCAGTTGAAAATTagcatttctaaaaataaaatcagtaaagtTTATTGTTTGTATGATGATGCATCTTTAATTAGAAAATACTTTAGTTGAAGAAAAacctttagattttttttgttatttatgtatcatggagaacattttaatgtcaaacagaaaatatttgttgtaaataaaagttACATGAAGACAAAATGTAAACGATGCTCAACAgagctttaaataaataaaagtaaatacattttagaaaatagtagggtgaaaaatgaaaacttttgtgcagacagaaaaatatttgatgttaaataatctatctatctatctatctatctatctatctatctatctatctatctatctatctatctatctatctatctatctatctatctatctatctatctatctatctaccaGGTGAGCAGGTAGTGAAGCCCGTGGTGAGCGTGTACCCAGCAGCATCCAGAGTCCACCTGGAGGGGAGCAGCTCCCTGCTGTGTCTGGCCTCAGCCATGTTTCCTCCTCTGGTCCGCTTCTCCTGGAAAAGACAGAAGGAGGACGGCCAGCTGGAGGATGTGGACCCTGCTGAGGGAGAGCAGCTGGAGATCAGAGAGCCGGGACGCAgcgcctccatcttgctgatccatcagcaacaggacagcacaTATAAATACAGCTGCTACGTCCAGCACGAGGGGGGACCAGTGGAGGCCCAGACACAACAAGGTGATGAAGGCTGGATGACTGTGTTCAGCACTGATTCAGCTTCATGTGGAGACGCTGTCAAACACCACTCATGTTTCTCACTGCACATACAAACATTTCCCTTCATtcttatctttgtctttttctggtttcaGAGCTTCCTAAGCTTCAACAACCAACAGATTCTCCAGCAGCCTCTGTTCCTTCTGAGTCTCAGGTgaatctgctctgtctgctgtccACAGTGCTGATAGTGAAGAGTCTGGTGTTCTGCTGTGGACTCTCTCTGCTGATGATCCTCACAAACAAGGGACCGTCCACCAACTGCACA includes these proteins:
- the LOC127535325 gene encoding immunoglobulin lambda-1 light chain-like, which gives rise to MLLLPAAALCCLCSALVAMAAQLIQDDLTLTRRVGQSASFSCRQTDQCDHEYVDWFQKTKAETFRWIFGIHRRDGQLYSHSNHPQKNDFSSVKIENSWGLKIEKAKLQHSATYYCACWKGVPHIDTFGSGTKLYVTGEQVVKPVVSVYPAASRVHLEGSSSLLCLASAMFPPLVRFSWKRQKEDGQLEDVDPAEGEQLEIREPGRSASILLIHQQQDSTYKYSCYVQHEGGPVEAQTQQELPKLQQPTDSPAASVPSESQVNLLCLLSTVLIVKSLVFCCGLSLLMILTNKGPSTNCTHAD